A part of Haemorhous mexicanus isolate bHaeMex1 chromosome 25, bHaeMex1.pri, whole genome shotgun sequence genomic DNA contains:
- the LOC132338191 gene encoding receptor-type tyrosine-protein phosphatase V-like isoform X2, with protein MRSLLLPLLVLCVPRLPGTLAQGEGCNHTAQAGLEGQDARGERGTLLNVSVSDHDRSDSLLVSWDEPEGGARGYFLALSPLGSGMLLQNGSAGPNTTSFRFHGLTPGTRYEIEVTATLACMDTTSQTITAQTSPSPVRNLTLSSSSSSSLRAAWAHGHGRRDGYSLALWHSHSQSLVRNVSLLPSTSTFLFEGLLAGSEYALKVSTLAGPSQASTSAHQWTAPSIPTQLRLSPGSSTTLVASWAGAAGAAWLHLELHNLLTQKVSMSLSARRGLSSYTFQHLHPGTHYWLGLSATAGPYTALGPNATAWTYPLSPDNVTLSSAEEQNSLEARWSVPGGHRDFYLVTLQEGEDSAPTRNISVGGDNDHVTFHGLSPGQQYSVQVVVVAGPYRASAQSTAAWTEPRAPSGVSLSSQGSPHSLLASWEEATGESYLLLLSLAEHPVKNSSLPRGVTSFTYEGLHPGTLYTFEVSTVAGPYTSSPCRISNWTYPLPPEQLTLSNGGHSTSLQAFWRAVSSGSTGYTGTLWETKSQEQVRNVTVGSDWTNVTLENLVPGRQYTLEMAAMAGPYRSPVRSATDWTYPLAPSGVTLTNTRRPMGLSAFWDKAAGDVDQFHLQLYSKSHAAQRNTSVGPNTHNFTFLGLSPGTQYFLKVTVLAGPYRSSSHFATEWTYPLSLANVSVQPGREPQELHVSWVESGGGRDHLVQLSVAESLSIIRNVSVPRGVTQLDLEGLVPGSRYRVEIISQAGPHRISSQTAIGYTVPLPPRSLSASPVSTARALAVHWEAAPGHRDGYLLSLLQEGSSAQPRNLEAGKDSTNVTVPQLEAGTCYLVRIWAVAGPYRSLPENITSCTVPAAPTNLSLTNPGSSSELYTSWNEPPGRRDHYHVTLYSLSTQSRIQVQTLSPDALNITWTQLEAGSKFAVQVTAVKGSLKASSINVTQWTYPLAPVNLTLSSPSGSALVVSWAVLGRGAEGFVVDARDTASGTPVGHTLLGGHARSHILRSLSPGTRYSVAVRATAGPFHASTPNLTHCTRPLPPAAVRLLSTGHPDRLSVAWGAPAGGRDGYTLSLYQAPLGTVAATASLGRDTHNFTFTGLAPGHEYSLEATATAGQYQAAAPKITAWTCPLPPAAVRLLSTGHPDRLSVAWGAPAGGRDGYTLSLYRAPLGTVAATASLGRDTHNFTFTGLAPGSKYLLEVASVAGSFRAPAGNVSNWTYPLAPRNVYMTNQGYPNRLSASWRAEPQGQDSYRLLLYHSGSGTVAANVSVGKGTSKFTFSGLAPGHKYLLEVVALAGPYAASAGNISDWTTPSVPQNLSAVAEGNNTMLISWGGAHGQQDDCQLWLRDPRNSSLPWRHSLARGQVQHLLQGLIPGRNYSVSLSCVAGPYWSSTKPLAVPVEPNPVKDVQCLPESRSLYLNWTSSPGDVEAYEVVTERLSEGPPTSRLTMSIPSSEASLEGLEPNSSYQILVSTVGMNTLRSQAVTLLCSTAVEPLPPPLRAEVFPVEASSTVIISPELFSEENGQIEYYGVIATTNESLLRPTQEIMSSTWYDHYYGTEDSYLAVLIPNPFHQRSSPNTWRVPVGTEECGQSRATCNGKLKANEQYRFSIAAFTKYDPVAPAVTFTMFSAAGSSADTAPLSMPVIAGIIVGFLLTLAAVFALVYWKQLKAKRTKKSSPPQEMVTYSLRNVHRPVPLQSFKQYYEMKTASANHAFFQEFEELKEVGKEQPKVEAELPANVSKNRYPHVLPYDHSRVKLSQLGEDPHSDYINANFMPGYTSQQEFIATQGPLKKTIEDFWRLVWEQNVCNIIMLTVCMENGRVLCDHYWPSESAPVSYGQVRVHLLMQSSSEEWTVREFKLWHEGLGAERFVSHLHYTAWPDHGIPESTTSIMAFRELVQEHIQSTKDAGPTLVHCSAGVGRTGTFIALDRLLQQMRQEKVVDIFGVVYSLRMNRYLMIQTLSQYIFLHSCILDKILEEPLLDLSGTQRSCPIPLKSFAQHCAQKAAKSHMGFLREYEALLEVVKEEASSASPSSGSQQARPSSSILPYDRSRVKFSLLEQGPLSGLLQVWRVPGCSSSRDYLAVHGPDKLTMEDFWTLVWEQDVHTILTLLPWQEKGEVPGEVCWPLEGDSLCTRTLTIQCDTEKLVSGWRCTQLKLKHEKKAKERQVQRFLYTLWSSKKQPDVQSLVELLEAVSRGSPPRRRGGPVLLHCSGDMSQMGTLISLDCLLHQMKAERTVDIYGVSLQLARSCCLLTPTLDQYIFLYSCVQDIMAQNKP; from the exons GCACCCTCCTGAATGTCAGTGTGAGTGACCATGACCGCTCAGACTCCCTCCTTGTGTCCTGGGATGAGCCAGAGGGAGGTGCCAGGGGATATTTCCTTGCCCTGTCCCCACTGGGGTCAGGCATGCTGCTGCAGAATGGCTCTGCTGGACCCAACACCACCAGCTTCCGGTTCCATGGGCTGACTCCTGGCACGCGCTACGAGATCGAGGTGACAGCCACGCTGGCCTGCATGGACACCACCAGCCAGACCATCACAGCACAGACAA GTCCCTCACCCGTCCGTAACCTgactctgagcagcagcagctcctcctcgcTGCGCGCGGCCTGGGCACACGGGCATGGCCGGAGGGACGGCTACAGCCTGGCACTGTGGCACAGCCATTCCCAGAGCCTGGTGAGGAAtgtgtccctcctgcccagcacctccACCTTCCTCTTCGAGGGGCTCCTGGCGGGCAGTGAGTATGCCCTGAAGGTCAGCACGCTGGCTGGGCCCAGCCAGGCCAGCACCAGTGCCCACCAGTGGACAG ctccctccatccccacccagCTGAGGCTCAGCCCAGGTTCCAGCACCACCCTCGTCGCCTCctgggcaggtgctgcaggggctgcctggcTCCACCTGGAGCTCCACAACCTCCTCACCCAAAAGGTCAGCATGAGCCTGTCAGCCAGGAGGGGCCTCAGCAGCTACACCTTCCAGCATCTGCACCCTGGCACTCACTACTGGCTGGGGCtcagtgccacagctgggccctACACTGCACTGGGACCCAATGCCACTGCCTGGACAT ACCCCTTGAGTCCTGACAATGTGACCCTGAgcagtgcagaggagcagaactCCTTAGAGGCTCGCTGGAGTGTcccagggggacacagggacttCTAcctggtgacactgcaggagggagaggacagTGCTCCTACGAGGAACATCTCCGTTGGTGGGGACAACGACCACGTCACCTTCCacgggctgagccctggccaGCAGTACTCTGtccaggtggtggtggtggcagggcCCTACAGGGcatcagcacagagcacagcagcctggacAG AACCACGAGCACCCTCTGGTGTGAGCCTCTcgagccagggcagcccccacAGCCTGCTGGCCAGCTGGGAGGAGGCCACAGGCGAGAGCtacctgctgctcctcagcctggcagagcaCCCTGTGAAGAACAGCTCCTTGCCCAGGGGTGTCACGAGCTTCACCTACGAGGGCCTGCACCCTGGGACCCTGTACACCTTTGAGGTCAGCACTGTGGCTGGTCCCTACACATCCTCACCCTGCCGCATCTCCAACTGGACAT ACCCTttgcccccagagcagctgacCCTCAGCAATGGGGGCCACAGCACCTCTCTGCAAGCCTTCTGGAGAGCAGTTTcctctggcagcactggctaCACAGGGACCCTCTGGGAAACCAAGTCTCAGGAGCAGGTCAGGAATGTGACTGTGGGGAGTGACTGGACCAATGTCACCTTGGAGAACCTGGTCCCTGGGCGGCAGTACACACTGGAGATGGCTGCTATGGCTGGGCCTTACAGATCCCCTGTGAGATCAGCCACTGACTGGACGT ACCCCCTGGCTCCATCCGGCGTGACGCTGACCAACACCCGGCGCCCAATGGGGCTCTCGGCCTTCTGGGACAAGGCTGCAGGTGATGTGGACCAGTTCCACCTCCAGCTCTACAGCAAGAGCCATGCAGCACAGAGGAACACCTCAGTGGGGCCAAACACCCACAATTTCAcattcctggggctgtcccctggcaCTCAGTACTTCCTGAAGGTGACTGTCCTCGCTGGCCCATACAGATCCTCGTCACACTTTGCCACTGAGTGGACAT ATCCCCTGTCCCTGGCTAACGTGAGTGTGCAGCCTGGCCGGGAACCCCAGGAGCTGCACGTGAGCTGGGTGGAGTCCGGAGGTGGCAGAGATCACTTGGTGCAGCTCTCAGTGGCTGAGTCCCTGTCCATCATCAGGAATGTGTCTGTCCCCCGTGGAGTGACCCAGctggacctggaggggctggtgCCAGGCTCCCGGTACCGCGTGGAGATCATTTCCCAGGCCGGGCCTCATCGCATCTCCTCTCAGACTGCCATCGGCTACACTG TCCCACTGCCTCCTCGTTCCCTGTCTGCCAGCCCCGTCAGCACGGCccgggctctggctgtgcactgggaggctgctcctgggcacagggatggatacctgctcagcctgctccaggagggctCTTCTGCACAGCCAAGGAACCTGGAAGCAGGGAAGGACAGCACCAATGTCACTGTGCCACAGCTGGAAGCAGGAACATGCTACCTTGTGAGGATCTGGGCAGTGGCTGGGCCCTACCGCTCCCTCCCCGAGAACATCACCAGCTGCACAG TTCCTGCTGCACCTACAAACCTGAGCCTTACCAAcccaggcagctcctcagagctttACACATCCTGGAatgagccccctggcaggagggatCACTACCATGTTACTCTGTATAGcctcagcacccagagcaggatTCAGGTCCAGACCTTGAGTCCGGATGCCCTGAACATCACCTGGACTCAGCTGGAAGCAGGCAGCAAGTTTGCTGTGCAGGTTACTGCTGTGAAAGGCTCGTTAAAAGCCTCTTCCATCAACGTCACCCAATGGACAT ATCCCTTGGCCCCTGTGAACctcaccctgagcagcccctcaggctcagcactggtggtgtcctgggcagtgctgggccgAGGGGCAGAAGGCTTCGTGGTGGATGCCCGTGACACAGCATCTGGCACTCCTGTGGGACACACACTGCTGGGTGGGCATGCCAGGAGCCACATCCTGAGGAgcctgagccctggcacccGCTACAGCGTGGCAGTGAGGGCCACAGCTGGGCCCTTCCACGCCAGCACCCCCAACCTCACCCACTGCACAC GCCCGCTGCCCCCGGCCGCCGTGCGCCTGCTGAGCACGGGGCACCCCGACAGGCTGAGCGTGGCCTGGGGGGCCCCAGctgggggcagggatggataCACCCTGAGCCTGTACCAGGCACCCCTGGGCActgtggcagccacagcctcactTGGGAGGGACACCCACAACTTCACCTTCACGGGGCTGGCCCCGGGTCACGAGTACTCCCTGGAAGCCACTGCCACAGCTGGACAGtaccaggcagcagcacccaaaATCACTGCCTGGACAT GCCCGCTGCCCCCGGCCGCCGTGCGCCTGCTGAGCACGGGGCACCCCGACAGGCTGAGCGTGGCCTGGGGGGCCCCAGctgggggcagggatggataCACCCTGAGCCTGTACCGGGCACCCCTGGGCActgtggcagccacagcctcgCTTGGGAGGGACACCCACAACTTCACCTTCACGGGGCTGGCCCCAGGGAGCAAATACCTGCTGGAGGTGGCATCTGTGGCTGGCTCCTTCAGGGCACCTGCAGGGAATGTCAGCAACTGGACGT ACCCCTTGGCACCCCGCAATGTGTACATGACAAACCAGGGCTATCCCAACAGGCTAAGTGCATCCTGGAGAGCTGAGCCCCAAGGACAGGACAGCTACAGGCTCCTCCTGTACCACTCAGGCTCAGGCACTGTGGCAGCCAATGTCTCTGTTGGGAAAGGCACCAGCAAATTCACCTTttctggcctggctccaggaCACAAATACCTGCTGGaggtggtggccttggcagggcCTTATGCAGCCTCGGCAGGGAACATCAGTGACTGGACAA CCCCCTCAGTTCCCCAGAATCTCTCGGCGGTGGCTGAAGGGAACAACACCATGCTGATCTCCTGGGGCGGTGCCCATGGCCAGCAGGACGACTGCCAGCTGTGGCTGCGGGACCCCCGGAACAGCTCCCTGCCTTGGAGGCACTCCCTGGCCAGAGGACAAGTCCAGCACCTCCTCCAGGGGCTGATCCCAGGCAGGAACTACTCTGTGTCCTTGAGCTGCGTGGCTGGGCCCTACTGGAGCAGCACCAAGCCCTTGGCTGTGCCTGTCG AGCCAAATCCAGTGAAGGATGTGCAGTGCCTACCAGAGTCAAGGAGCCTTTACTTGAACTGGAcgagctctcctggagatgtGGAGGCTTATGAGGTGGTGacagagagactttctgaaggACCCCCCACCTCCAGGCTTACTATGAGCATCCCTTCAAGCGAGGCCAgtctggaggggctggagccaaaTTCCTCCTACCAAATCCTTGTGAGCACCGTGGGCATGAACACTCTGAGGAGCCAGGCTGtgactctgctctgcagcacagcagtggaGC ccctgcccccaCCCCTGCGTGCAGAGGTGTTCCCAGTGGAGGCCAGCTCCACAGTCATCATCTCACCCGAGCTGTTCAGTGAGGAGAACGGCCAGATCGAGTACTACGGGGTCATTGCCACCACCAACGAGTCAC TGCTGAGGCCCACCCAGGAGATCATGTCCAGCACGTGGTACGACCACTACTACGGGACAGAGGACTCCTACCTGGCAGTGCTCATTCCCAACCCCTTCCATCAGAGGAGCTCCCCCAACACCTGGAGGGTGCCAGTGGGGACAGAGGAGTGTGGCCAGTCCAGGGCCACCTGCAATGGGAAGCTGAAAGCCAATGAGCAGTACAG GTTCAGCATTGCTGCCTTCACCAAATATGACCCAGTAGCCCCTGCTGTGACATTCACCATGTTCTCAG ctgctggatCCAGTGCAGACACAGCTCCACTCTCAATGCCAGTAATTGCTGGAATCATTGTGGGATTTCTTCTGACACTTGCAGCTGTTTTTGCTTTGGTGTACTGGAAACAGCTCAAAGCAAAGAG AACCAAGAAGAGCAGCCCACCCCAGGAGATGGTGACCTACAGCCTGAG AAACGTCCACCGGCCAGTCCCCCTGCAGAGCTTCAAGCAGTACTATGAGATGAAGACAGCAAGTGCTAACCAtgcttttttccaggagtttgAG GAGCTGAAGGAAgttgggaaggagcagcccaaGGTGGAGGCTGAGCTGCCAGCAAATGTCTCCAAGAACAGATATCCCCATGTGTTACCCT ATGATCACTCTCGGGTCAAGCTGAGCCAGCTGGGGGAGGATCCACACTCAGACTACATCAATGCCAACTTCATGCCA GGCTACACATCCCAGCAAGAGTTCATTGCCACCCAGGGACCCCTAAAGAAAACCATAGAGGATTTCTGGAGGCTGGTGTGGGAGCAGAATGTCTGCAATATCATCATGCTGACCGTGTGCATGGAGAACGGGAGG gtgctgtgTGATCATTACTGGCCATCAGAGTCTGCCCCCGTGTCCTATGGGCAGGTGAGGGTGCACCTGCtgatgcagagcagctctgaggagtgGACAGTACGGGAGTTCAAGCTGTGGCAC GAGGGTCTGGGGGCAGAGCGCTTCGTGTCCCACCTGCACTACACAGCATGGCCCGACCACGGCATCCCCGAGTCCACCACTTCCATCATGGCCTTCAGGGAGCTGGTCCAGGAGCACATCCAGAGCACCAAGGATGCAGGGCCCACCCTCGTGCACTGCAG tgcTGGCGTGGGCCGCACAGGCACCTTCATTGCGCTGGACcggctgctgcagcagatgaGGCAGGAGAAGGTGGTGGACATCTTTGGTGTTGTTTACTCCTTGAGGATGAACCGGTACCTGATGATTCAGACACTG TCCCAGTACATTTTCCTGCACAGCTGCATTCTGGACAAGATCTTGGAGGAGCCTCTCCTGGATTTATCAGGGACACAGAG gtcctgccccatcccactgAAGAGCTTTGCCCAGCACTGTGCCCAGAAGGCAGCCAAGTCCCACATGGGCTTCCTGAGGGAGTATGAG GCTCTCCTGGAGGTTGTCAAGGAAGAAGCCAGCTCTGCATCTCCATCTTCAGGCAGCCAGCAGGCACGGCCCTCCTCCAGCATCCTGCCCT ATGATCGCTCCAGGGTGAAGttctccctgctggagcagggccctCTCTCAGGACTGCTGCAGGTCTGGCGTGTCCCG ggctgcagctccagcagggactACCTGGCTGTCCACGGCCCTGACAAGCTGACCATGGAGGACTTCTGGACCCTGGTGTGGGAACAGGATGTTCACACAATCCTCACActtctgccatggcaggagaagGGGGAG GTGCCAGGTGAGGTGTGCTGGCCCCTGGAAGGAGACTCTCTCTGCACAAGGACCCTGACCATCCAGTGTGACACAGAGAAGCTTGTCTCAGGATGGAGATGCACCCAGCTCAAACTGAAACAT GAGAAGAAGGCAAAGGAGAGGCAGGTGCAGAGGTTCCTGTACACACTCTGGAGCAGCAAGAAGCAGCCTGATGTGCAGagcctggtggagctgctggaggctgtCAGCCGGGGCAGCCCCCCCCGCAGGAGAGGGggtcctgtcctgctgcactgcag TGGTGACATGAGCCAGATGGGGACCCTGATCTCCCTGGACTGCCTGCTGCACCAGATGAAAGCTGAGAGAACCGTGGACATCTACGGCGTGAGCCTCCagctggccaggagctgctgcctcctgaccCCAACCCTG GACCAGTACATCTTCCTGTACAGCTGCGTCCAGGACATCATGGCTCAGAACAAGCCCTGA